A single window of Aspergillus flavus chromosome 4, complete sequence DNA harbors:
- a CDS encoding CHAT domain-containing protein — translation MDTEVITTQADTDSAQLANQGLLLEEQYHCTGDARTLCAAIGVSQKLLTITPQDDSRLPHYLESWLRNARYLRDLVPAQGDLGETYSICRTVLELIGEVKPIVSQVSEVEVSDSQDSERGDNKANHFCSRTEQWITLAIIAEAFHASYRQRKEIEDHDRATAIYWRILDEIPKNIPIFAYFLDHLARALKERYSHDNQTKYLDLSIEVSRQAVQATDEDDSELIPRLERLGCRLRERYERTEDIETLQEIQQLGLQAMRFTPKVDSNMALLLYNSGKAYLLHWAQTEDRDALEKAIIVTRQSVECTPEGDDGLANRLRSLGACAFAMFKHTDRMEDLDNGIDAFRRAAQLVPNNHPTQSNSSALLRNALLVRFQAQGNLQDIDSVLSASREAAAAGAGENDHDAWALYHLGSQLDFKYVNTGDVDCLHEAIQVCSQALDRPGEDHVICAKILALCGQCLRELFEHTGDISELERAITDCKQAAEIMPEDHHALPGILQRLAFSSQEQYQLSGEIKYLEEAIKIAHRSLSLASIYGHEMSKFLSTLGGILLRRYSATLRLRDLDDAIKALRKSLENESQMPKVVTATNLDILASCLGTRYRRSGDQRDLQGAEHASRQAVEIAPASHAGLPAILSNLGRYLMELFQATREPNYLEESMQTFTCALDRVRSPLHAQLCLGIMAGCRRIMYMITHNDEHLEAAIEICRKSIAALPTETDILADCQDELALLLHCQNSDDQEEALGLSLQVWNSLRASPFGRIRAANRAVTIYIEQSNLEKAYALATAAIDVLPLVHNQSLTLQDQQEVVQVFSGLATYAFSLALRTKRSPIEALDLLERGRGVILRLLMNDRSDLFKRRNTQLGLSAEVEIPLYEMHTPTVSLCSGNAANYHFDSQRAQGGSEAPTEDIHFSPTVDSSEKRVTEEEVKEGAARGRVIIVNITSVGSDALVISSTGLKVIHLQGLDPDEARDWIKKDMTATLVNRGANNKAYLRFLSWLWRVCVKPVFDGLQYKVHDSPEDMPRVWWVGTGLASSFPFHAAGNHLTERNESANSRVLSSYTPSLRALLYTRNREPLSDQATQCPKLLTVSMATTPGADDLDGVLAEIVAVTDTIGNYVHAECLSQPDADTVKRRLADCHIAHFACHGVSEPRDPSQSGLLLQTIGDSPEQDRLTVGSLYEIDCSQGQIAYLSACSTAENRSKWLVDEVLHVVSGFQVAGFRNVIGCLWPADDTVCAEIAKPFYSELCRGGKMEYNDGTVSLALHKAVLQISRSSQYRKRPLHWAQYVHFGA, via the coding sequence ATGGATACCGAAGTGATTACCACCCAAGCCGACACGGATTCAGCCCAGTTAGCCAACCAAGGGCTTTTACTGGAAGAGCAGTATCATTGCACCGGAGATGCTCGAACTCTTTGTGCGGCTATAGGCGTATCCCAAAAGCTACTTACTATCACACCTCAGGACGACTCTCGGTTGCCGCACTATTTAGAGTCTTGGTTGCGCAATGCCAGATATTTACGCGATTTAGTCCCTGCTCAAGGTGATCTTGGGGAGACGTATTCTATTTGCCGCACAGTATTAGAACTAATTGGGGAAGTCAAACCCATTGTATCACAAGTGAGTGAAGTGGAAGTTAGTGATTCGCAAGACAGTGAACGGGGAGACAATAAGGCAAACCATTTCTGTTCTCGAACCGAACAGTGGATCACTCTGGCTATCATTGCCGAAGCCTTTCATGCAAGCTATaggcaaaggaaagaaatagaagatcACGATCGGGCAACCGCGATATATTGGCGGATCTTGGATGAGATTCCTAAGAACATACCGATATTTGCGTACTTCTTGGACCACCTCGCTAGAGCGCTAAAGGAAAGATATTCTCATGACAACCAAACAAAATATTTAGATCTCTCAATTGAGGTTTCTCGCCAGGCTGTCCAAGCgacggatgaagatgattcAGAATTAATCCCTCGACTTGAACGTCTGGGATGCCGCCTCCGTGAACGATATGAGCGCACGGAGGATATCGAAACTCTACAGGAGATACAACAGTTGGGTTTGCAAGCAATGCGATTCACGCCGAAAGTCGATTCCAACATGGCACTGCTATTGTACAACTCCGGAAAAGCCTATCTTTTACATTGGGCGCAGACGGAGGATAGGGACGCACTGGAGAAAGCCATTATTGTAACAAGGCAATCAGTGGAGTGCACGCCGGAAGGTGACGATGGTCTCGCAAATAGACTCCGTAGCCTGGGGGCCTGCGCGTTTGCTATGTTCAAGCACACAGACCGAATGGAAGATCTTGACAATGGGATAGATGCATTTCGCAGGGCAGCACAATTAGTGCCTAATAATCATCCGACTCAGTCAAACTCTAGTGCTCTGCTACGCAATGCCCTTCTTGTGCGCTTTCAGGCTCAAGGGAATCTCCAAGACATCGATTCAGTTCTCTCGGCGAGTCGTgaggctgcggctgctgGGGCTGGCGAGAATGACCATGACGCGTGGGCTTTATACCATCTAGGCAGTCAATTGGACTTCAAATACGTCAATACTGGCGATGTGGACTGCCTTCACGAAGCAATTCAAGTATGTAGCCAGGCACTAGATCGACCGGGCGAAGATCATGTTATCTGTGCCAAAATCCTAGCACTCTGTGGACAATGCCTTCGGGAATTGTTTGAGCACACTGGGGATATATCTGAACTTGAAAGGGCTATCACGGATTGCAAACAAGCAGCCGAGATCATGCCTGAGGACCACCATGCACTTCCAGGGATCCTGCAGAGGCTGGCATTTTCCTCCCAGGAGCAGTACCAATTGTCCGGAGAGATAAAGTATCTGGAAGAAGCAATCAAGATAGCCCATCGATCGCTCAGCCTGGCATCTATTTATGGCCATGAAATGTCGAAGTTCTTGTCCACTCTAGGAGGCATTCTTTTGCGCCGATATAGTGCTACGTTGAGGTTACGGGACCTTGACGACGCTATTAAAGCACTGCGCAAATCATTGGAAAACGAGTCCCAAATGCCCAAGGTTGTCACTGCAACTAACCTGGATATTCTCGCAAGTTGTCTAGGTACCCGGTATCGCCGTAGCGGAGATCAAAGAGACCTCCAAGGGGCAGAACACGCGTCACGGCAGGCAGTCGAAATCGCACCCGCCAGCCATGCCGGGCTGCCAGCAATCTTGTCCAACTTGGGCCGTTACCTCATGGAGCTTTTTCAAGCAACAAGGGAGCCCAACTATCTTGAAGAATCAATGCAGACGTTCACATGTGCCCTCGATCGAGTACGAAGTCCTTTGCATGCTCAATTGTGCCTCGGCATCATGGCGGGCTGTAGGCGCATTATGTATATGATTACACACAACGACGAGCACCTTGAAGCTGCTATTGAAATTTGCCGCAAGTCCATCGCTGCTCTTCCGACTGAAACTGACATTCTTGCTGATTGCCAAGACGAGCTtgcacttcttcttcattgccaGAATTCTGATGATCAAGAAGAGGCACTGGGTTTGAGCTTACAAGTGTGGAACTCTCTCAGAGCCTCTCCCTTCGGACGCATTAGAGCGGCAAATCGGGCAGTTACAATCTACATCGAACAATCTAACCTTGAGAAAGCCTATGCACTTGCCACAGCGGCAATTGATGTTCTCCCACTTGTTCACAATCAGTCACTCACCCTTCAAGATCAGCAAGAGGTTGTGCAGGTCTTCTCCGGTCTGGCCACATATGCATTTTCCCTGGCGTTGAGAACTAAACGCTCTCCTATTGAAGCACTCGACTTGTTAGAACGCGGACGCGGTGTTATCCTGAGGCTTCTGATGAATGACCGGAGTGACCTGTTTAAACGCCGGAATACACAGCTGGGTTTGTCTGCAGAAGTTGAAATTCCGCTCTATGAGATGCACACCCCTACTGTGAGCCTTTGCTCAGGCAATGCAGCCAACTACCACTTCGATAGTCAGAGAGCTCAAGGAGGATCTGAAGCACCCACAGAGGACATCCATTTTAGTCCAACAGTAGACTCTTCCGAGAAGAGAGTcacggaagaagaagttaAGGAAGGCGCAGCGAGGGGTAGGGTTATTATCGTCAACATCACTAGCGTGGGGAGTGACGCTTTAGTTATTTCCTCAACTGGTCTCAAAGTAATCCATCTTCAAGGCCTCGACCCCGACGAAGCCAGAGACTGGATCAAGAAGGACATGACAGCTACCTTAGTCAACCGCGGTGCGAATAACAAAGCCTACTTGCGCTTTCTCTCCTGGCTGTGGAGGGTGTGCGTCAAGCCTGTTTTTGATGGGCTCCAATATAAAGTGCATGATTCTCCGGAAGACATGCCAAGGGTGTGGTGGGTTGGAACAGGGCTGGCCAGctcatttccctttcatgCGGCAGGCAATCACCTTACGGAACGAAACGAGAGCGCCAATTCTCGAGTGCTTTCTTCTTACACTCCGTCCTTGAGAGCCCTCTTATATACAAGGAATCGAGAGCCTCTATCCGACCAGGCAACTCAGTGCCCAAAGCTCCTCACAGTGTCCATGGCCACCACGCCCGGTGCTGATGATCTGGACGGTGTCTTGGCAGAGATAGTCGCCGTGACAGACACAATCGGGAACTATGTTCATGCGGAATGCCTCAGCCAACCTGATGCTGACACAGTCAAGAGACGACTCGCAGACTGCCATATTGCCCACTTCGCCTGCCACGGGGTATCAGAGCCCAGGGACCCATCTCAAAGCGGACTATTACTCCAGACCATTGGCGACTCGCCAGAACAGGACAGGCTTACAGTCGGCAGTCTGTACGAGATTGACTGTTCACAAGGCCAGATCGCCTATCTATCCGCATGCTCAACCGCCGAGAACCGATCCAAATGGCTTGTCGATGAGGTGCTGCATGTCGTGAGCGGGTTTCAGGTTGCCGGATTCCGGAACGTGATTGGGTGTCTGTGGCCTGCTGACGATACTGTTTGTGCAGAGATTGCAAAGCCGTTTTATTCTGAACTGTGTCGTGGTGGAAAGATGGAGTATAATGACGGCACGGTCTCATTGGCACTTCACAAGGCCGTCTTGCAGATTTCAAGGAGTTCCCAGTACCGCAAGCGGCCTTTGCATTGGGCACAGTATGTTCATTTTGGCGCCTGA